In Malania oleifera isolate guangnan ecotype guangnan chromosome 8, ASM2987363v1, whole genome shotgun sequence, a single window of DNA contains:
- the LOC131161531 gene encoding uncharacterized protein LOC131161531 encodes MGSNPKHPVFCLKWPWDMRQGSINPSRSNLCTLDDPWLFKSLQNITSIVCNFLSSGSQSSLSLIKTFKPFQLPVEINQNNIFKTKKRILTPAEQGEAEHRALASALASGKEATLIEFYSPKCRLCNSLLHFVLEIERGNSDWLNIVMADAENEKWLPELLHYDIRYVPCFVLLDKYGRALAKTGIPSSRRHVIAGLSHLLKMKRPKNL; translated from the exons ATGGGCTCTAATCCGAAGCATCCTGTGTTTTGCTTGAAATGGCCATGGGATATGCGCCAAGGCTCAATCAATCCAAGTAGATCCAACCTTTGCACATTAGATGATCCCTGGCTattcaaatctttgcaaaatatcACATCCATTGTGTGCAATTTCCTCAGCTCAGGGTCACAATCGTCATTATCATTGATAAAAACATTTAAGCCGTTCCAATTACCCGTTGAAATAAATCAAAATAACATTTTTAAGACAAAGAAAAGGATCTTGACTCCTGCAGAACAAGGAGAAGCAGAGCATAGAGCACTAGCATCAGCTCTGGCTAGTGGGAAAGAAGCTACACTAATTGAATTCTACTCACCCAAATGCAGGCTTTGCAATTCCCTACTTCATTTCGTGTTGGAAATAGAACGTGGGAATTCAGACTGGCTCAACATTGTTATGGCCGATGCAGAGAATGAAAAATGGTTGCCCGAG CTCCTTCATTATGACATAAGGTATGTTCCATGCTTTGTACTGCTGGACAAATATGGGAGGGCGCTGGCAAAGACAGGCATTCCAAGCAGTCGAAGACATGTTATAGCAGGTCTTTCTCATCTTCTGAAAATGAAGCGTCCCAAAAATCTTTAA
- the LOC131162803 gene encoding uncharacterized protein LOC131162803 — protein MSMPADQQQLQPPPPPATTTQVAYNTRSTHGSIGPVIGVLAIVIVFGILAGLVGRLCYGRRRIMGRGGYYDIEGWLERKCSSCIDGRINIAPPPPPPSAANVTSGDSAPASVAMQAVQEPKQEDHSPPSNPPADSDS, from the coding sequence ATGTCAATGCCAGCAGATCAGCAGCAGCTACAGCCACCGCCGCCGCCGGCGACAACTACCCAAGTAGCTTACAACACTCGCTCAACCCACGGCTCAATCGGGCCGGTCATTGGCGTGCTCGCCATCGTCATAGTCTTCGGCATACTCGCCGGCCTCGTGGGACGGCTCTGCTACGGTCGCCGGAGAATCATGGGCCGCGGCGGCTATTACGATATTGAGGGTTGGTTAGAGAGGAAATGTTCGTCCTGCATCGACGGGAGGATCAACATTGcaccacccccacccccaccaaGTGCTGCCAATGTCACCTCCGGTGACTCTGCTCCGGCATCTGTTGCAATGCAGGCCGTTCAAGAACCCAAGCAGGAAGATCACTCTCCTCCGTCAAACCCACCTGCAGATTCCGATTCCTGA